From one Rhopalosiphum padi isolate XX-2018 chromosome 2, ASM2088224v1, whole genome shotgun sequence genomic stretch:
- the LOC132920428 gene encoding phytanoyl-CoA dioxygenase domain-containing protein 1 homolog: protein MIYEDLKSKFDKNGYVVIKNFLSEKETNDLKDAGEKLTANVPADVKTVFATNQTKQVADDYFIESADKISFFYEKAALDDDGRLLVDSSLALNKVGHALHRLHPTFEACTYSDKVTNVCRSLGLSKPVVPQSMYIYKNPGVGGQVVSHQDSTFLFTAPDSLVGFWIALDDATVENGCLWAIPGSHNTEVHKRLVRNQDKCETNRTVFQGTYPEYEQSLYVPLAVEKSSLVLIHGKVVHKSEQNKSQYPRHAYTFHVFDEAISQYSEQNWLQTKVGFKPIYSI, encoded by the exons ATGATTTATGaagatttaaaatcaaaa ttcgaTAAAAACGGTtatgtagtaataaaaaattttctaagTGAAAAGGAGACAAACGACCTCAAGGATGCAGGAGAAAAACTCACAGCGAATGTGCCGGCTGACGTTAAAACCGTGTTTGCAACCAATCAAACAAaacaa GTGGCCGATGATTACTTCATTGAGAGTGCCGACAAAATATCCTTTTTTTACGAAAAAGCCGCGCTAGACGACGACGGACGCTTGTTGGTCGACTCCTCGTTGGCGCTGAATAAAGTCGGTCATGCCTTGCACAGACTACACCCGACGTTTGAGGCGTGCACCTACAGCGACAAGGTGACAAACGTCTGTCGATCTCTGGGCTTATCGAAGCCGGTAGTGCCACAGAGCATGTACATCTACAAAAACCCCGGTGTCGGTGGCCAAG tcgTTTCGCATCAAGACTCAACATTCCTCTTTACGGCACCAGATTCATTAGTCGGATTTTGGATTGCCTTGGACGATGCCACGGTAGAGAACGGTTGTTTGTGGGCGATACCGGGTTCACACAATACCGAGGTACATAAACGGCTTGTTCGTAACCAGGACAAGTGTGAAACGAATCGAACAGTTTTCCAAGGAACGTATCCAGAATATGAACAGTCGTTGTATGTACCACTAGCCGTCGAGAAAT CCAGCCTCGTATTAATACACGGTAAAGTAGTACACAAAAGTGAACAGAACAAGTCACAGTATCCGCGACATGCATACACGTTCCACGTATTTGATGAAGCAATTAGCCAATATTCTGAACAAAATTGGTTACAAACAAAAGTTGGATTCAAACccatttattctatataa